AAGATACAGTTTTGGGTTCCAATAATATAACCATGGTCAGTAACATACACGTCATATTATTAAAAGACACGCTGCAATccaatatatgtttttttattaggGTAATACGATTAACTTTGTGTACCAAGAGAATGTCAGTGatatattaacatatttttggACTATTAATTGTGTAAATACTTTTGACCACACCTGTATATCAGggcaaaaacattttccttgtTTTAGCCAAATCATTATTACCCACACCCTTTTTACTTAACCACTAGTCACtaagaaattgttttgttttagcGAATTAtgtgattaaaataaattaaattatagatagggagaaaaataattatcatttaactcaataaataatatcactctgaattataattttcgCAAAAtagaatgaaatatttaattaaaaacgagTGCCAAGCGGATAGTAATTTAATATTACCTAAAAAGAAGGCATGAAATGTTAATGATTGTAAGCTTTAACATATCACAAAATGCAAGCTTTATTTTGATTACAGCCCAAAACGTAAACACAGTCAATGAAATTGCTTAAAGTTCACTGTTTTCGACCTGCTGACGAAACCATCTAAAATTCCAAGGGCCGCTTATCGGGCGTACTTTGAACAGCACTAAAACGTAAATGCTTGACTCAATATTATCGTTTTGTTGCAGGTTTCCTGTCCGCCGCTTGCATCTTCATGCTGTGGACCCGTCACCTGGTGATGGTGTACATGTTCCTCACCTCGCTCGGCCTCACCTTCCTGTCCTACTGGTCCAACGTGAGTGCCCTGGCGCTGATGGAGAGGAGTCCCAGCATACTGGAGGACCTGATGTCGCTGAACACCACGAGATTACTGGATTCGGGCGGGGTGGTCATGTCACTGGCGCCGCATTTGATGGCCCAGTGGTTCATGGGCATGCTGTTCGCCTACATCCACCTGGGCCCAAGACTGGAGCTGCTCCAGAAATCAATGCCCATCATCTTCGCTAGTCCAATCCTGGTGGCCATGCTTCCACTGCCGCCGAAAGTGGTGCAACACCTGCCCGTTGTGGCCGCATTCACGCCCATCATCCTCACCAAGATCACGCTGTTGCACAGCGCCATGGAGGCCAGTCGAACGGTCTACAATGGGTATCAGTATGCCATGAACTTTGTGTCCAACTTTGGACTGTCGGCGCTCATCGAAAACGAATGGCAGCGCCTGAATGTGCCCAATGTGCTGCGGGTTTTTTGGACCATCAGGtatatatttctataatttatgttaattatgcACATGGCACATTCTAATTTTTGCACTTAGAGCGCTAATGTGTCAGTGGAACATGGCCACTAATCACCTTGTTTTCGAGTTAGTCATTAATGGCCTGAGAAACCAGTACCTCTGTGACAAGGACttaataaactaataaaatttcaaatgttaTAGGATCATTCAAGGCGGCTACGCTTTGGCCACGACGGAGTCCGAGGAGCCACTGGAACTGATGCCGGCTACACAAAAGCTCCTCGTCGATGGCTGTGAAACCCTGACTGCGGTTTTGGGAATGACGGGCGTCATCTCGATGATCTGCCACTACATCGGACGCGGCTTCCAGTGGTACCTGCTCACctacgacaacgacgaggagaAGTCGCTGGGCACTGTCTCAGCAGTGCTTTTCTACATTTTGGCCCTGCAGACGGGCTTGACCTCCCTGTCGCCGGACAAACGCTTCATTAGGCTGTGTCGCAATCTCTGCCTGCTGATGACCGCTCTCCTGCACTTCCTGCACAACATCGTCTCGCCCATTTTGATGTCGCTGAGTGCGGCACGGAATCCCTCGCGGAAACGACACGTGCGCGCCCTCACCGTCTGCGCCTTCCTTGTGGTGATGCCCGTCTCCCTGCTCTACTACCTCTGGTCACAGCGATCCATCTCCACCTGGCTGCTGGCGGTTACCGCCTTCTCCGTCGAGGTGATCGTAAAGGTGCGTAtcttatttttatgatttcaagaaaaataacaattggGTTTAAATGCGAAAACCAAATCAGGAAAAAGGTTCCACAAATACAGTGGATTTTATTAACACATCAATCCAATTTAAGAAGTTatatagatttatttaaatattaaagatttacCTTAGACTTAAAAAAGTTACCTCAATGACGTCGATTGCCGgccattaatttaataattaatatatacatatttgttcTTAGAAGTTTAATCAGCCAATCGGGAGCTAATCtacttattaaatataaatagattaGTACgtaatcttttaattaaatattattatgttaCCATTACTTGattagtaaaaaaaactacGCACTACGttcatttttgcaaaatcAGCCCAATGTTTGCCCTTAGCTAGCCGTAGCTGaatgttatatatattcagaggtttttataatttcagtgcATTATAAGCAATAAATTGCTACACATATTCTTGATCTGCATCAACAACAGAGTCCATTTAGCCACGTCAATCTAGTCTCTTACCTATAAAACTTTAACAATAGTGTTCTTATTATTGAAGGTAGTTTAAAGTCCTGCTACACATAACTAATTACATATTCTCCCCCAGGTGCTCGTTTCACTGGCCACCTACACACTCTTTCTGCTGGACGCCCGGCGCCAGTTCTTCTGGGAGAAGCTGGACGACTACCTGTACTATGTGCGTGCCTTCGGCAACTCGGTGGAATTCTGCTTCGGAATCCTGCTGTTTATCAACGGTGCTTGGATCCTGATCTTCGAATCGGGTAAGTTGGTGTTCAGCGTCCCTCGTCCTGGTTACATTAACACATGAGTAGGCAAACCCATTGCCGCAATCGATTGGCCTATTTGTTCATCGGATCCGGGTATCGAACCTCGAATCCTCATCGTTCCGTGTCCAGCTTTTCTGTTCTGTGTGTgcatgtaatatttttatttggttgatTTGGTGTACCGATAACTATAACTTGATAGCCCAAAATGCTACAGGCGGCGCCATCAGAGCGATAATGATGTGCATCCATGCCTACTTCAACATCTGGTGCGAGGCCCGGGCGGGATGGTCGGTATTCATGAAGCGGCGTTCGGCGGTCCACAAGATCTCTGCCCTGCCAGAGGCAACTCCTGCCCAACTGCAGGCATTCGACGATGTGTGCGCCATTTGCTATCAGGTGGgtgtttgtcttttttttcagatttttatatacttaccccctatgtttttctttaacttatttaattcaGGAAATGTACTCGGCCAAGATCACGCGGTGTCGTCACTTCTTCCATGGCGTCTGCCTGCGCAAGTGGCTGTATGTCCAGGACCGTTGTCCCCTGTGCCATGAGATCATGATGTACACGGACAAGGCGGAGGAGAACGCACAGGAAGCGGAGCCAGCGGCGGCTGTCCAGGCCGAACAGCCACTTCGTATTTACCCGCGAGACGTGAGTACAACACGAAGGGGTTTCTTTTAGTTATATTAGAAGTGTATATTAGAACGTTCATAGCCAAGCTACAAGAGAATTCCCTTTTAAGAAACTAATATCCGTTGTCAAATTAgcattcttttttatttaaatcaagcCCTTAACCTACAATTAACCAGTTATTACAATAAACCTTAAAATCCTATTAAAGTAGCGTCAatcaatttgttaaatatttattattgttcacaatttattaaatattattaatttgttatattatttttagaaggTCTGGAAATCAATAATTACATTAATACTTCTTTTAACATGTTTgaaattctaaaaatgttttccaaagCAACAGGCGTTGACAGAGACCttatataaagttaaaatatttcaaatttataataaatatgcgGTTTTCGGCAACCTTTTAGATTTTGACAATGTGCTTAAGACAGCTTGAGATCAgggagaaaaattaaaacatgtCAATATCAAAGCGTTTGCACCTATTATTGTGAAGTATGAAACTTGTACATATATTGATAAATGTTTACCTTTTATATTTTAGGACGGAAACAACGCTGGTGCGCCGCGACGCACCCCAGAGCGTGTTCCAAACGAGATGCCAGAGGCGGCCACCACCTCGTCCAATGCGGCAGCGATGATCGGAGCGGAGGCAGCTGCGGCCATTGTGGACTCGGCAGCGGCTGTTGGCGAGGCGAGATCTTTGGCCAACGTGGCCAGCAGTGCCAGCCAGCGAATCAGCGCCAGTGGGAGCAGCGACAGCAGCTTCATGACAGCATCCGCCCAACCTCCGCCGCCGACGGCCACTTCGGCTGCCGCTGTGGCCACGGCGGCGGCCAGCAATACGACGCACATGTTCCGGATGTCCCAGGACCAGCAGTAAACGGATCTGATCTGATCTGATCGGAGCGGAACGGAACGGAACGGGAGCGCTCGGCGTACCTTGTTTATCTTCTATATCTTACCACTTGGAAATGTTCTGTGTGTTAGTGTacttatgtaaaaaaaaatgcgaatCTATTCCTTTCAAGAGCAATCTGACCCTACCACACGAGGACACACCCCCtaacacacaaaacacacccacacacacacaccttcGATCCTCATAGGCACAGACATTtacgtatatatatacaacacACACGCAGCCatgcttaattaaattatataccATGCATATAATAGCGCGCTGAACGATAATGAGACGATAATTGAACCAGAGATCTATGTATGTACGTTAAGTTTACGGTAAAAGTTGATCCAAAAATGttgaaacacacacaaaaaaatgtagcCCTAAGTTTGCAGCGGATAAAAacagtgtaaaaaaaaaaccatcgGCGGATaagtaaaacacaaaaacgataaacattttatgtGGTGAAGTCTGAAAATGATTTAATCAAGTTACCAAGTAAATCTAGTTAAAAACATAACACGAAATCAGAATAGATAAAAAATGAGAGCAAAACGAGAAATTGCgttgtataattttgtaatgtaAAAATAACTTGAATAAGAGAAAtccttgttttgtttttttatttaaattacctATGTACgtttatttagatttaatgtaattaaacGAAAGAAGCGGAAAATACAGAAAACATCAAAAAACAGTCTAATGTAAgagaaaacacacagaaacaaTTGTGTTGACTTTTGACTAGATATATGGGTGTTTCAGACATCGgtaaacaataatattaacaTGAACTACAGTGCGTTTCAGAGCTAGTTTATGATATACCGGAATATACCCATTTTCTTAGCCTTTTTTTGTGTCATTTAGCTTTGAAACGCACTGAATGAACGCGGCAACATTTGTTCTTCAGTTGAAAATCAAATCATTGTAGTTGCGGAGCAGATGATATGGAGACACGCGGCAACAGGTGGTAGTACGGACCACAGTGATACGATCGGCACGTTCGAAATTGGCCTTAACCGTCTCATAATAGCGACCATCGCTGTGGACAAAATAGTGTTACAAAAAggtattcaaaattaaaaatcaacccAAACTCACCTGAGAACCATGCAGCGTAACTTGAGGCATTTGACACGCAGTATATCGATGGCCTTCTGGCTTTTGTCCGAGAATCGCAGGTTATCCGGATCCCAGCGCAACTCCAGGCGCTCCAAGTTGCCGCAATTGGAGGCGATGGTGTCCATCAGCTGGTCCACATGGATGTTGACTCCCAGTTTCTCAGCAGTGCCCATCACAATGATCCTTTCGTggtaattttatataaaacattaaagttataatattatatatatattgaatatcTTATCTTACTTGCAGTTGCCCAGCAATGGAAGAATGCTCATCCACAATTGATCTGTGATATGCGGCATCCCGGAGAGGCAACAGGCACTTAGCTGGTGACCCTGCCGCTGGACAAACTTAAGGAGACCCTCATCCGTGATGTTGTCTGAGGAGTCCAGATCCAGGGAAATAAGCGATCTAAAGGGTAATGATTTTCACAGtattataaatgtaattataaGTATGAGTTTTAGCCCACCTGGTAGTTCCAGACTCCATCCATTGCTTCAGAACGCTGTCATTAAAACCATTGATTTGCCCGGCAGATAGGAACTTTAAGCTGGGTATCCTGGTCAGCATGTCCACCAGGCACTCGGGCGAAAGATCCGTGGCCGTGATGTCCAGCTCTTGCAGAGCGCACTTGTCCCACTCGGCCTGCATCACGAACTCGGACTTCAGGCTGGTGCCGTTCATCAGCAGGCAAGTCAGGCGCTTCGATCGCTGGATGAGGGTCTTCAGAGTGGAACCGGTGACCTTGTTGCAGAAGTTAACGGCCAGACACTCCAGCTGGATGCAGTTGGAGCTGAAGGCATCGATGTGGGAGTCGTCGATGAAGTTGATGCCATACAGATTGATCACCCGCAAATTGGGCGTGGCCGACTTGAGTTTGTGCACATTGATGACCTCGTAgatctcctcctcctcctcctcgcacTTCTCGTAGGTGCCTATCAAGTGGAGCACCTCCAGTCCGTTGATGAAGTTGTAGATCTTGCGCATGAAGCCCTCCATGAAGATCACTTCGGACAGGCAGACGCACATGTACCGCAGTTTGGTGGGAAAGGCCTGCATCTCGCTGAAATCATGCAGCTGCATGGCTAATGAATACCAgtagttaattaaataaaaaaatttattaacaattaaatgGTGAACCAACCTGTGGAGAAATCCAGCAGCATGTGGGTGAGATTGGGACACTTGGCAGACAGTTCGTGGAGCACCGTGTGCGTGATCAGCTCGATGGGTAGTTCGATGTACCGGAGCGTGGGACCAAATCTCACCGAGATTAGCTGCAGCAGCATCTCCAGGGAGCCCACATGCAGTCCAGACACCTCCGGCCGCAGGGAAACATTCTTCCAGAGACGCGTGTCGTAGGCAATCTGGCGCCACCGTCGACAAATCCGGGCCAGACGACAGATCTCGCGGTGCGACAGATACGAGAAGATGTGCAGCAGCACCTTGTCGGGCAGCTTCTCGATGGTCTACGGGTTgtgaagaaatattttagatacacagaaatcaaattaaaaccatatatctattttggtaaataaaaaaaaataataatcccattttttttttaatttgagcgAATTATACCACAAttattagatttaaattaataaatattaataataagtgATGTTCACTTgttgtaaaaatttattttgataaacttttctttttccttattttagaaataaacaACCCAAATAGAGAATATTAGGTAGTACTTTGAACAATTATTCCAATTTTAGCTggctttatttaaaagaaaatttactttttagaTAAAAATCCTAGTAATTAGTtttgatattgattttaaatttgttttgtaaaacaaaaaagtcaaGGAAGAATGGACACTTGATTTTaggattatttatttatttgattagattatttatttgaataagaAGTTAAAGAACACTTTCCACCAAATGCTTTTATTCTCATGTTCGATATAGTTGCTCACATATCCATCtggtttttatatgttttcagtttgagtgtattttttgggtttctcTTTTTCTCAGAGGGATATTCTCTcctagcttttttttttttggtaaggTGCTGAGTGGGGACTCAAAGTAATATTGAAAACTCGCTGTACCGTATCGGCGAAGGGACTGCGAACTGTGCCATCGGACAGGTAAACCTGCGAAGCCTCGACGGCCAGCTGACCCCAGATGTCCGTGGAAATGTCCATGTCTCAGGCCACTCGGCTGTATGGTATATGGTATACGGTATATGGTATATAGTATTGATTCGAAAGCACTtgcttatataaaaaatataggtAGGAACCGAGATAAACTACGCGTGGTCGGGCCTGCCAGCTGAATATCCGTCGGTCTGAGCTACTTTCGCGCTACTGCGAGTGGGCATCCCATCGACGTCGCCATCGGAATCTCCAAAAGAACCGCCAGGCAATAGACTCAAGAGAACCAGGCCACTATTTATAGACGAGCGCTAGTAACGAGAGCAGTGGCAGATCTGTCTCGGATGCATCAGCTGTTTGTTCATGGGACCCGCACCACTCACGCACTCTCCCAGAACCACCGAACCACCACCCAAGCCACCCACCCGGTGGTGCACGAAAAGAAATATCACCTCATCATCAAATCGAGTGTTATTGCCCTCTAAAGCTTATCAATAGTTAAAgctgcgtttttttttaaatcgattcttttttaaagtttactaAAGTATGAGTGTTGTATGTTATTGTATACCTCACtcttaaaatgttataaaaactATCGTAAACTATGTACTATGATCCTTTACTTTAaagttcttaaatattttgtagaaTATACggttccattttattttatgctgTTATTATATCGGAATTCGTTGCAAGTCTAGAAAGTTTAAAGCTTTATAATAGCAATCAgtgcaattaatttatttcttaaagagtaaaaaacttttagcatttttaaaaagattgattaaattaaattgatttaaaaggTGTGAtagattttgaaaaatgatttaagaattttatgtTTCGAAATTCAGAATGATTTATTTCTTACAGTGAATAGTTGCTATGATAAccgaaatgaaaaatattccttaagcctttttttttctgatgaTAATTTTCCTTCGAAAAGCCGTACCACTTATTTCTCagtgcaaataaaatgtataaacgcATGTTGTTTGTTGCCAAGATTTCTATATACATGCAGATCGGTCGGCtgggtttgttttgtttactatAGGTACATAGATCGGTACATAGACAAAGTACTTACCAGTCGCGTCTTCACCGTCCCAGAATCGTGAAGTCCGATGGCCTGCGAAGAGGTTTGCGCTGCCAAAACATTCCAATTATCCATCGTGGGCACtgggcactggcactggctaACTTTTGGATCGGATCAGCCGGGAAATGGTCTGTGTGTGCTGTTGTATAATATATAGTTTCTCTGGATCCGTGTAATTATGCTTCTATCTAGGGGAAATATACACGCTGGCGCCGAATTGTGTCTTAGTGATTGTATTTTGCAGACGACGTCTATGAGGAGCACAACAATcacaaaataagcaaaattcTAAGGGGCTTTTCTGATTAGTCACAGTGTTTGCctgtttttaagcaaattttcaaattttttacaagattggaaaatttgttttaaattttacgaACTACCAAAAATGATATTTTACCGATTGTTAACATTAATAATTTGGCAAAGGTTACACCTTAAAAGACATCcagcaaatattaaaatcaaaccatttttgaaaaccatttttttgtgtAGGCAATGATTCTGGTTTTGTAAATTAGAGTTACATccagataaaaatatttatataaactttatgTAAAAGAGCTTCATGCATAAATCAAGCCACAAGCCATTCCTTAATTAGTTAAGTATAAAATGTGGTTAAAAGCGACACAAAAAGCACATAATTACCCATttgattaattgatttaacaaaatttgttagaCACTCTACAAATAAATGAACACGAGAAcaaaagtaattaattaattacttgTTGCCTTGCCTCGAATTGCAGtcagtaaattaaaatagccGATTTACAACAATAGCACAggcaaattatgcaaaatttaGTGAACATCGTTGTTGTGATCTTTTGATTTGCGAGTACACATCAAAATTCTGTTCACCCTTTGCCTAGGTTATTTTTAGTCGTACTCGTATGGATCTGGTCGCAAATTTGTGAGGTTGCAACGCTTGAaaatcaccaaaaaaaaataaattaaaaggaaaTGCAATTTCGTAACTTTCACAGAACAATGTTGGGTGTTCGAAATACTTGGCAAATTGCACTCAAGCTTTCACTTCTTCAATGGCAAATTACTGGCAAATTGGTGGCAAGAATCCGGCGAAAATCTTCCGCAATTGGCGTAATTTTCCGCGTACTTGACGGCTCCACAACTCTCTGGCAACTGAGAAAACCAGGCGTCCGCGGAAAATGGTTTATGCCAAAATCCACTCGGCTAGTTGCTCGTATTATATGGGTGGAAATGGAGGGGTTATTGGGGGACGATCTCTGTACAAAGAGCGAGTGCAGGCGTCATTTGGCGCAGTCGGCAGACATGGCATGCATATGTTTTTCCCATGGCGCCCGGCCAACAGAGGATCACATCCCGATCATTAGGAAACAAATATAgtaatatcaattttttttacatccaAATTAGCGTGCTTAATTAATTGGTTAGCACAGTCAAATACTCAAAAGGAACGAAaacattacaattttataGATTATGatttgataacattttatttctccAGAAATCTTTCAATCCATTTGCCATTATGCACGATTTCTGtgataaaaatcaaaacatttataactataaaaaaaataaaattactataAGTAGTGAGCtttgaagttttaaaaatctgcgtGCAAGTTATATGACACATTACTAAGGGGCCCTTGtccaatttataaacaactttGAGCCAAGAgcttttttccattctttAAACAAAGCCTCCAAACGGATTCTGTAAACATCCAAGCCGATATTGTAATCACCAGAGCCCCAAAAAGGGAGCCCCAAGTCCGCTAAAATAAACATCGATTTCCGGCAGAATTTCAATTctgcaaaatttcaatttcaaatttaattgacaaatttcaTCATCCTATTTTCCGACTCTTTTGGATAATTCTCTTAATCAGATTTTTGAGATCAATCTCTTAAGCCGAGGTTTGATTATGGATTATTGAACCAAAGTCAGGAGTCCGTTTTTGAATCCGAATTGATCGGTCGACAACTTGAATATCGCAAGCagtgaaaattaaattcggTACTAAGAACAATTGTGTAAACTAGTGCataagaaataacaaaaaaaatatatattttttttttaaaaattcactaatcgattatttaatttgcatacaaaagaagaaaactaTCAAGGGTCACTTTAAAgacacataaaataataattctaaTCGCAGTtaactgaaaacaaatttaaattcaaacgaACAGGCGTTACCAGActgtattttcattttttttacaatggCAGCCCTGTTCTGATCAGAAACCATTGCCATaacaacgtttttttttcattcgtTTGCTTGCCTCTCAACCGTTCAGTTGTCTCTCTCTCTGCGCTGCTCTCTTATTACCTCTCGCAGTGATATCGATAAACGTAGGTGTGCCTGCAGTGCGCCTGTGTGCGTGTATGTGTCAGCAGTGGAGTtatgttgtttatttgttaattcTGTAAGAACTGTAATATAAAAGTCAactttataaacaataatcaGCTTTTGCTAAACGAAAGTTAGCTGGCCAGCAGGAAATCGATAATACCAAATGAAATAACaaagtttgttta
This genomic window from Drosophila gunungcola strain Sukarami chromosome 3R, Dgunungcola_SK_2, whole genome shotgun sequence contains:
- the LOC128252887 gene encoding protein TRC8 homolog isoform X2, whose translation is MSVRTKVLGLVDVMMRVPPVMVIDEILKIGMGLPTRLYPEKSPGEIPAIESPPTESPPESNQDPFASIKEFFGLGGGDSIPPMTSAAVGAAQSALEQTIENASRSAQSHGMLSSGFNSLMDELSHDETLADVLSITTVKFVICLFGFLSAACIFMLWTRHLVMVYMFLTSLGLTFLSYWSNVSALALMERSPSILEDLMSLNTTRLLDSGGVVMSLAPHLMAQWFMGMLFAYIHLGPRLELLQKSMPIIFASPILVAMLPLPPKVVQHLPVVAAFTPIILTKITLLHSAMEASRTVYNGYQYAMNFVSNFGLSALIENEWQRLNVPNVLRVFWTIRIIQGGYALATTESEEPLELMPATQKLLVDGCETLTAVLGMTGVISMICHYIGRGFQWYLLTYDNDEEKSLGTVSAVLFYILALQTGLTSLSPDKRFIRLCRNLCLLMTALLHFLHNIVSPILMSLSAARNPSRKRHVRALTVCAFLVVMPVSLLYYLWSQRSISTWLLAVTAFSVEVIVKVLVSLATYTLFLLDARRQFFWEKLDDYLYYVRAFGNSVEFCFGILLFINGAWILIFESGGAIRAIMMCIHAYFNIWCEARAGWSVFMKRRSAVHKISALPEATPAQLQAFDDVCAICYQEMYSAKITRCRHFFHGVCLRKWLYVQDRCPLCHEIMMYTDKAEENAQEAEPAAAVQAEQPLRIYPRDDGNNAGAPRRTPERVPNEMPEAATTSSNAAAMIGAEAAAAIVDSAAAVGEARSLANVASSASQRISASGSSDSSFMTASAQPPPPTATSAAAVATAAASNTTHMFRMSQDQQ
- the LOC128252887 gene encoding protein TRC8 homolog isoform X1, yielding MSVRTKVLGLVDVMMRVPPVMVIDEILKIGMGLPTRLYPEKSPGEIPAIESPPTESPPESNQDPFASIKEFFGLGGGDSIPPMTSAAVGAAQSALEQTIENASRSAQSHGMLSSGFNSLMDELSHDETLADVLSITTVKFVICLFGFLSAACIFMLWTRHLVMVYMFLTSLGLTFLSYWSNVSALALMERSPSILEDLMSLNTTRLLDSGGVVMSLAPHLMAQWFMGMLFAYIHLGPRLELLQKSMPIIFASPILVAMLPLPPKVVQHLPVVAAFTPIILTKITLLHSAMEASRTVYNGYQYAMNFVSNFGLSALIENEWQRLNVPNVLRVFWTIRIIQGGYALATTESEEPLELMPATQKLLVDGCETLTAVLGMTGVISMICHYIGRGFQWYLLTYDNDEEKSLGTVSAVLFYILALQTGLTSLSPDKRFIRLCRNLCLLMTALLHFLHNIVSPILMSLSAARNPSRKRHVRALTVCAFLVVMPVSLLYYLWSQRSISTWLLAVTAFSVEVIVKVLVSLATYTLFLLDARRQFFWEKLDDYLYYVRAFGNSVEFCFGILLFINGAWILIFESAQNATGGAIRAIMMCIHAYFNIWCEARAGWSVFMKRRSAVHKISALPEATPAQLQAFDDVCAICYQEMYSAKITRCRHFFHGVCLRKWLYVQDRCPLCHEIMMYTDKAEENAQEAEPAAAVQAEQPLRIYPRDDGNNAGAPRRTPERVPNEMPEAATTSSNAAAMIGAEAAAAIVDSAAAVGEARSLANVASSASQRISASGSSDSSFMTASAQPPPPTATSAAAVATAAASNTTHMFRMSQDQQ
- the LOC128252897 gene encoding F-box/LRR-repeat protein fbxl-1 isoform X2, with translation MDNWNVLAAQTSSQAIGLHDSGTVKTRLTIEKLPDKVLLHIFSYLSHREICRLARICRRWRQIAYDTRLWKNVSLRPEVSGLHVGSLEMLLQLISVRFGPTLRYIELPIELITHTVLHELSAKCPNLTHMLLDFSTAMQLHDFSEMQAFPTKLRYMCVCLSEVIFMEGFMRKIYNFINGLEVLHLIGTYEKCEEEEEEIYEVINVHKLKSATPNLRVINLYGINFIDDSHIDAFSSNCIQLECLAVNFCNKVTGSTLKTLIQRSKRLTCLLMNGTSLKSEFVMQAEWDKCALQELDITATDLSPECLVDMLTRIPSLKFLSAGQINGFNDSVLKQWMESGTTRSLISLDLDSSDNITDEGLLKFVQRQGHQLSACCLSGMPHITDQLWMSILPLLGNCKIIVMGTAEKLGVNIHVDQLMDTIASNCGNLERLELRWDPDNLRFSDKSQKAIDILRVKCLKLRCMVLSDGRYYETVKANFERADRITVVRTTTCCRVSPYHLLRNYNDLIFN
- the LOC128252897 gene encoding F-box/LRR-repeat protein fbxl-1 isoform X1, which translates into the protein MDISTDIWGQLAVEASQVYLSDGTVRSPFADTTIEKLPDKVLLHIFSYLSHREICRLARICRRWRQIAYDTRLWKNVSLRPEVSGLHVGSLEMLLQLISVRFGPTLRYIELPIELITHTVLHELSAKCPNLTHMLLDFSTAMQLHDFSEMQAFPTKLRYMCVCLSEVIFMEGFMRKIYNFINGLEVLHLIGTYEKCEEEEEEIYEVINVHKLKSATPNLRVINLYGINFIDDSHIDAFSSNCIQLECLAVNFCNKVTGSTLKTLIQRSKRLTCLLMNGTSLKSEFVMQAEWDKCALQELDITATDLSPECLVDMLTRIPSLKFLSAGQINGFNDSVLKQWMESGTTRSLISLDLDSSDNITDEGLLKFVQRQGHQLSACCLSGMPHITDQLWMSILPLLGNCKIIVMGTAEKLGVNIHVDQLMDTIASNCGNLERLELRWDPDNLRFSDKSQKAIDILRVKCLKLRCMVLSDGRYYETVKANFERADRITVVRTTTCCRVSPYHLLRNYNDLIFN